The proteins below come from a single Dehalococcoidales bacterium genomic window:
- a CDS encoding FAD-dependent oxidoreductase, translating to MAGKNTVVIIGGGVAGVRAALEQAKAGKKVYLVGREASVAGESILPGESLAPDDLFTGADLAELRQNSNIEVITNAEVKRVAEKDGGFKVRVRQKPARVIDGECDNFCNALGICPVSLEDETNGGLTLRTAIDFSNREADVYNIVRENMPICQQTCPVHLDVRGYVGLIADGKFEESLALIRQRLPFPGVCGRICTHPCELVCNRGIQDQAIAIRSLRRFVCDYEIKSARRRRPPARPNPREEKVAIIGAGPAGLTCANDLASKGYRVTVFEALPVVGGMLAVGVPEYRLPREILQREVDAITDLGVEIKTGTPIGKDLSIDDLFGQGFKAVFVAVGAHLSQKLGVPGEDAEMVINGVDFLREMNLGKKVKIGEKVGVIGGGNVAIDAARSALRIGAKKVFLLYRRTRQEMPATEEEIEAAEEEGVEIQYLVAPAEVLVSGGKAKGIKCTRMELGEPDASGRRRPVPVKGSEFDIELDTIIPAIGQATDVSFLGKGGGIETTRRDTFLVDPDTLATTRDGVFAGGDAVTGPATAIGAIAAGHKAADSIIHYLGGE from the coding sequence ATGGCAGGTAAAAACACCGTAGTAATTATCGGGGGTGGTGTAGCCGGGGTAAGAGCGGCCTTAGAGCAGGCCAAGGCCGGAAAGAAGGTCTATCTGGTGGGAAGGGAGGCCAGCGTCGCCGGTGAAAGCATACTGCCCGGTGAGAGTCTGGCACCGGATGACCTGTTTACCGGCGCTGACCTGGCGGAACTGAGACAGAATAGTAACATTGAAGTAATTACTAACGCTGAGGTGAAGAGGGTTGCGGAAAAGGATGGCGGGTTCAAGGTCAGGGTCAGGCAAAAACCAGCGAGAGTCATTGATGGAGAATGTGATAATTTTTGTAACGCTCTCGGCATCTGCCCTGTAAGTCTGGAGGATGAAACCAACGGAGGTCTTACTTTACGTACCGCTATCGATTTCTCCAATCGGGAGGCGGATGTTTATAACATCGTCAGGGAAAATATGCCTATCTGTCAGCAGACCTGCCCGGTGCATCTGGATGTCCGGGGCTATGTTGGCCTGATTGCTGACGGAAAATTTGAGGAGTCGCTGGCACTGATACGGCAGCGGCTACCTTTCCCCGGAGTCTGCGGGCGTATCTGTACCCATCCCTGCGAGCTTGTCTGCAACCGGGGAATACAGGACCAGGCGATCGCTATCAGGTCGCTGAGGCGTTTCGTTTGTGATTATGAAATAAAGTCGGCGCGGCGGCGGAGACCACCGGCAAGACCCAATCCGCGTGAGGAGAAGGTGGCCATCATCGGCGCCGGACCGGCCGGTCTCACCTGCGCTAATGACCTGGCCTCAAAAGGTTACCGGGTTACCGTGTTTGAGGCGCTGCCGGTAGTCGGGGGAATGCTGGCGGTTGGTGTTCCCGAGTACAGGTTGCCCCGGGAGATATTACAGCGAGAAGTTGACGCCATAACCGACCTTGGCGTGGAAATCAAGACCGGTACCCCTATCGGTAAAGACCTGAGTATTGATGACCTTTTCGGGCAGGGCTTCAAGGCGGTATTTGTCGCTGTCGGCGCTCATCTGAGCCAGAAGCTGGGAGTACCGGGAGAAGACGCTGAGATGGTGATCAATGGAGTGGACTTTCTCAGAGAGATGAACCTGGGCAAAAAGGTTAAGATCGGAGAAAAGGTGGGCGTGATTGGTGGCGGTAATGTGGCTATTGATGCCGCCCGCTCAGCTCTCCGCATTGGGGCCAAGAAGGTGTTCCTGCTTTACCGGCGTACCCGGCAAGAGATGCCGGCTACTGAAGAAGAGATTGAGGCGGCTGAGGAGGAGGGTGTGGAAATTCAGTACCTGGTGGCGCCGGCTGAGGTTCTCGTCAGCGGCGGTAAGGCGAAAGGGATAAAGTGCACCCGTATGGAGCTGGGGGAACCGGATGCCTCGGGAAGAAGACGCCCGGTACCGGTTAAAGGTTCTGAGTTTGATATTGAACTGGATACAATTATACCGGCCATCGGCCAGGCTACAGATGTATCCTTCCTCGGTAAAGGTGGCGGTATTGAGACGACGAGAAGGGATACGTTTCTGGTTGACCCGGATACGCTGGCGACAACCCGTGATGGCGTCTTTGCCGGCGGTGATGCGGTTACCGGCCCGGCGACAGCTATCGGGGCTATTGCCGCCGGTCATAAAGCGGCCGATTCGATTATCCACTATTTGGGGGGAGAGTAA
- a CDS encoding hydrogenase iron-sulfur subunit, whose amino-acid sequence MSTFEPKILGFCCSWCSYAAADLAGVSRTQYAHNIVIVRVMCSGRVDPKFVISGFLSGADGVMVLGCHPGDCHYTTGNYEAMNAVVETRMLLNYIGLDPGRLALDWASAAEGGRFAEMVNSFTEQVRKLGPLGSAEEMSAEELEFELKAAKLAAESRRLRGVSGKQTEFTTEGNKYGEVFTRHEMDRVLEGVIADEIPISKILLLTQEEPLSVKEIAGRIGVSSPRVLKYVVALRRKGFLELDGIKETSPLYVASAKGKD is encoded by the coding sequence GTGAGTACCTTTGAACCGAAGATACTGGGTTTCTGTTGCAGTTGGTGTTCTTATGCCGCGGCTGATTTAGCCGGTGTTTCACGGACTCAATATGCCCACAATATCGTTATTGTCAGGGTAATGTGTTCCGGCCGGGTAGACCCTAAATTCGTCATCAGCGGTTTCCTCAGTGGCGCTGATGGCGTCATGGTCCTCGGTTGCCATCCGGGGGACTGTCACTACACTACGGGTAACTATGAGGCGATGAATGCGGTGGTTGAGACCAGAATGTTATTGAACTATATCGGTCTCGACCCCGGCAGATTGGCGCTGGACTGGGCATCGGCGGCGGAGGGCGGCCGCTTCGCGGAGATGGTGAACAGTTTTACCGAACAGGTTAGAAAGCTCGGGCCGCTGGGTTCGGCGGAGGAAATGAGCGCCGAGGAACTGGAGTTCGAGTTGAAGGCAGCCAAGCTAGCCGCGGAAAGCAGACGGCTGCGGGGAGTCAGCGGCAAGCAGACGGAGTTTACTACTGAAGGCAACAAGTACGGTGAGGTCTTTACCCGGCATGAAATGGACCGGGTGCTGGAAGGCGTCATCGCCGATGAGATACCGATAAGTAAAATATTATTACTGACGCAGGAAGAACCTCTCTCGGTCAAGGAGATTGCCGGCAGGATAGGGGTCAGTTCCCCCCGTGTCCTCAAATATGTGGTCGCCTTGAGACGTAAGGGCTTCCTTGAGCTTGACGGCATTAAAGAAACTTCGCCATTGTATGTGGCCTCAGCTAAAGGAAAGGATTAA
- a CDS encoding indolepyruvate oxidoreductase subunit beta, protein MKKLVKDPLNVIIIGVAGQGNVVISYLISQALMRDGYLVSFGNVYGSNQRGGPVMNYVRISQEITYGPFIPEGHGDIILGMEPVEALRMLGEYGNPDVVTIVNPRPIYSIDISGTGAYPEVSKVIDTIKSMSAKTWVINATDEAQKLGNPILSNVILVGALIGSGGLPLDRSSIEPILKERFPKAFELNMKAFDRGVELVTAS, encoded by the coding sequence ATGAAGAAATTGGTCAAGGATCCCCTGAACGTAATTATTATCGGTGTCGCCGGACAGGGTAATGTGGTGATATCCTATCTGATCAGTCAAGCTTTGATGAGGGACGGGTACCTGGTCAGTTTCGGAAATGTTTACGGCTCCAATCAGCGGGGCGGCCCGGTGATGAACTACGTCAGGATTTCCCAGGAAATAACGTACGGCCCGTTTATCCCCGAGGGGCATGGCGATATTATTCTGGGTATGGAACCGGTGGAAGCCCTGCGGATGCTGGGAGAGTACGGTAACCCGGATGTGGTCACCATAGTCAACCCCAGGCCGATATACTCTATCGATATTTCGGGCACGGGCGCCTATCCTGAAGTGAGTAAAGTCATTGATACCATCAAGAGCATGTCAGCTAAAACCTGGGTGATAAATGCTACCGATGAAGCGCAAAAGCTGGGTAACCCTATTCTCTCCAACGTGATTCTGGTCGGCGCCCTGATTGGATCGGGTGGGTTGCCGCTGGACCGGAGTTCCATAGAGCCGATATTAAAGGAGCGCTTCCCCAAGGCATTTGAGCTTAATATGAAGGCCTTCGACAGGGGTGTGGAGTTAGTGACGGCTTCTTAG
- a CDS encoding thiamine pyrophosphate-dependent enzyme codes for MADIDVNAPGTTELLMGNEAIARGALEGGVGFTAAYPGTPSSEILPTIAAVAKRNGIYAEWSVNEMVAMEAAAGASLGGIRAMAVMKANGVNVISDFLSNLVMRSIGAGLVLVSVDDPTGRNSSAEEDTRPISKWLDIPMLEPGDFQEAKDMTKWLFELSEQVDCLCMLRSVSKIAHTRGNVLLGEMPERKLHANFNISGGSGARGKHAHALLHDKLKKAQEIFESSPFNKYVGPDKPELMIVTCGSGWLYSQEAVKVLKLEDKVGILKIGTLWPLPDKFVAKHLKKADKVLVVEEIDPFLERSVMELAANVKFDGATPIFYGKRSGHIEDFGEQMPDTVIKAITEVLGITYEPRPAEYAQKAKAVLESEVIARSGTVCPGCPHKASYWSIKNALRLDGRYGFVTSDIGCYAVGLSAGGYSVAKTHYCMGGGIGVANGFGKLGQFGFDQPVIAACGDSTFFHAAIPGLINGIYNNSNFVLVVFDNSATAMTGFQPHAGTGRNAMGEPARKVSIEAVCRAIGARVEVCDPFDLDTARDTLLDVMADEGNGPRVVIMVRECELQRARREEPPYRVYIDPDKCLGDDCGCDLLCSRVFLCTGLRYNPETGKSEIDDIICAGCGVCADVCPHGAIIRVPYVTEKKELAEGVGVK; via the coding sequence ATGGCGGATATTGATGTCAATGCTCCGGGCACGACGGAGCTTTTGATGGGTAACGAGGCTATTGCCCGTGGAGCACTGGAAGGGGGGGTGGGCTTTACCGCCGCCTATCCGGGGACACCCTCGTCTGAAATTCTGCCGACTATCGCCGCAGTGGCCAAGCGGAACGGAATCTATGCGGAATGGTCGGTTAATGAGATGGTAGCCATGGAAGCGGCTGCCGGCGCTTCTCTGGGTGGTATCCGGGCGATGGCGGTGATGAAGGCCAATGGAGTGAATGTCATCTCCGACTTCCTGTCCAACCTGGTGATGAGGAGCATCGGCGCCGGACTGGTACTGGTCAGTGTTGATGACCCGACGGGCAGAAACAGTTCCGCTGAAGAGGATACCCGGCCGATTTCCAAATGGCTGGATATCCCGATGCTTGAGCCCGGTGATTTTCAGGAAGCCAAGGACATGACAAAGTGGCTCTTTGAACTTTCCGAGCAGGTGGATTGTCTCTGTATGCTTCGCAGCGTCAGCAAGATTGCTCATACCAGAGGCAACGTGTTGCTGGGTGAGATGCCGGAGCGGAAGCTTCACGCGAATTTCAATATCAGCGGGGGAAGCGGAGCCAGAGGTAAGCACGCCCATGCTCTCCTGCACGATAAACTGAAGAAAGCGCAGGAAATTTTCGAGTCGTCGCCGTTTAACAAGTATGTCGGGCCGGACAAGCCGGAACTGATGATTGTCACCTGTGGCAGCGGCTGGCTGTATTCTCAGGAAGCGGTGAAGGTCTTGAAACTGGAAGATAAGGTGGGTATCCTGAAGATAGGTACCCTCTGGCCGCTTCCGGACAAATTCGTGGCCAAGCATCTGAAGAAGGCAGACAAGGTTCTGGTTGTTGAGGAAATTGACCCCTTCCTGGAGCGGAGCGTGATGGAACTGGCAGCCAACGTGAAGTTTGACGGGGCGACCCCAATCTTCTATGGTAAACGCTCCGGGCATATCGAAGATTTCGGAGAGCAAATGCCGGATACGGTGATTAAGGCGATAACCGAGGTATTGGGGATTACTTATGAGCCCCGTCCCGCTGAATACGCTCAGAAGGCTAAAGCTGTTCTGGAGAGTGAAGTTATCGCCCGCAGCGGGACGGTATGTCCCGGCTGCCCCCATAAAGCCAGCTACTGGTCAATAAAGAACGCCCTGAGGCTGGATGGCCGTTACGGATTTGTTACCAGTGACATCGGCTGCTACGCGGTGGGGTTGAGCGCGGGTGGTTATTCCGTCGCCAAGACCCACTATTGTATGGGAGGCGGCATCGGCGTGGCTAATGGTTTCGGGAAACTGGGGCAGTTCGGTTTTGACCAGCCGGTGATTGCTGCCTGCGGCGATTCCACCTTCTTCCACGCCGCTATCCCGGGACTGATCAACGGTATCTATAACAATTCGAACTTTGTCCTGGTCGTCTTTGATAATAGCGCCACGGCGATGACCGGTTTTCAGCCTCATGCCGGAACCGGCAGGAATGCTATGGGTGAGCCGGCCAGAAAGGTAAGCATTGAGGCGGTCTGCCGCGCTATCGGGGCGCGGGTTGAAGTGTGTGACCCGTTTGACCTGGATACTGCCCGTGATACCCTGCTCGATGTGATGGCTGACGAGGGTAACGGCCCCAGGGTAGTCATCATGGTACGCGAGTGTGAACTGCAAAGGGCCAGGAGAGAAGAACCTCCCTACCGGGTCTATATCGACCCTGACAAGTGCCTGGGCGATGACTGTGGCTGCGACTTGCTGTGCAGCCGGGTTTTCCTCTGTACCGGTCTCAGGTATAACCCGGAGACGGGCAAGTCAGAGATAGATGACATTATCTGCGCCGGGTGCGGCGTGTGCGCGGATGTTTGCCCCCATGGGGCCATCATCAGGGTGCCCTACGTAACCGAGAAGAAAGAATTGGCGGAGGGAGTAGGAGTAAAATGA
- a CDS encoding Coenzyme F420 hydrogenase/dehydrogenase, beta subunit C-terminal domain: MERRNTTAMNGAKASRELFKEVIELELCPQCGGCTGGCPYLVPYKGRIVLMDACNLNDGQCYEYCPRTHTDLEAINQKVFGVPYGASEIGVFKDIFLAHSADAQIHEKGQDGGTVTTLLSVALDEGMLDAVVETKLDADKRPHGFLARNKQDLLDCAGVSYEPSPVLETLNRLPKNSAEKLGMVGVPCQIACLRKMQLDPPRNRVDVNNVKLAIGLFCGWTLAHGFHEFMHEHFDLAQATKFDVPHHPAHTYDVYTDSGIQSVEIDDIGPYINHACSYCFDMTAEFSDISVGSGRAAFKGWNTVVVRSQAGAELVEKAKAKGALVTQPIPEDSVINLKRASLNKKKRTISNLTAMSGDKDDLGYLEVSQEFITRFLA; encoded by the coding sequence ATGGAACGACGAAATACAACTGCAATGAATGGGGCTAAAGCTTCCAGGGAGCTATTCAAGGAAGTTATCGAGCTGGAGCTGTGCCCGCAGTGCGGGGGCTGTACCGGTGGTTGTCCCTATCTGGTGCCTTATAAAGGCAGAATAGTACTGATGGATGCCTGCAATCTGAACGATGGGCAGTGTTACGAATACTGTCCTCGCACCCATACTGACCTGGAAGCGATTAACCAGAAAGTTTTTGGCGTACCCTATGGCGCCAGCGAGATAGGTGTGTTCAAGGACATATTCCTGGCCCACTCGGCGGATGCGCAAATTCACGAGAAGGGACAGGACGGTGGGACTGTAACCACTCTATTATCGGTTGCTCTGGATGAGGGGATGCTTGATGCCGTTGTCGAGACCAAACTGGATGCTGATAAAAGACCGCATGGCTTCCTGGCCCGGAATAAACAGGACTTGCTGGACTGTGCCGGCGTTAGCTATGAGCCGAGTCCGGTACTGGAGACCCTCAACCGTCTACCCAAAAACAGCGCTGAAAAATTGGGAATGGTTGGTGTGCCCTGTCAGATAGCCTGTCTGCGGAAGATGCAACTGGATCCTCCCCGGAACCGGGTAGATGTGAATAATGTCAAGCTGGCGATCGGGCTGTTCTGCGGCTGGACGCTGGCTCACGGGTTCCATGAGTTTATGCATGAGCACTTTGACCTGGCTCAGGCAACTAAATTTGACGTTCCCCACCACCCCGCTCATACCTACGATGTCTATACGGACTCAGGTATTCAGTCGGTGGAGATAGATGATATCGGCCCTTACATCAATCATGCCTGCAGCTACTGCTTCGATATGACCGCCGAGTTTTCTGATATCTCGGTAGGTTCGGGGCGCGCCGCGTTCAAGGGCTGGAACACGGTTGTTGTGCGCTCTCAGGCGGGCGCCGAGCTGGTGGAAAAGGCTAAAGCTAAAGGGGCGCTGGTGACCCAGCCGATTCCTGAGGATAGCGTGATTAATCTGAAGCGGGCCTCATTGAATAAGAAGAAACGGACCATAAGTAACCTTACCGCCATGAGTGGTGATAAAGATGACCTGGGCTATTTAGAGGTATCACAGGAATTCATCACCAGGTTCTTGGCCTAG
- a CDS encoding cyclase family protein — MKKIDLTMPLYNGQPSQYGHMGFKAHDIWPESYKATETMSYEPSNMKFHVYTIFCEPGTRFILASFRKDYKDDVTLENVDLNKLIFRDAVILDIPKGDDEIVEADELEAAFKKAPYQKGDALLIRSGWGDHERYFKMGHLWSDNGPHFNAASAEKLMEIMENNGTDMYLYDLCDIAGLDKKTGKRGGFAIRRGQMGIGGIINCGQITKPRVKLIVMPLKIKGAHMCPCSVIALED; from the coding sequence TTGAAAAAGATTGATTTGACCATGCCGCTTTATAACGGGCAGCCTTCTCAGTATGGTCATATGGGCTTTAAGGCTCATGACATCTGGCCGGAATCATATAAGGCTACTGAGACGATGTCCTATGAACCGAGCAATATGAAATTTCATGTTTATACCATTTTTTGCGAACCGGGGACCAGATTTATCCTGGCCAGTTTCCGGAAAGACTACAAGGATGATGTGACACTGGAGAATGTCGACCTCAACAAGCTGATATTCCGGGATGCGGTTATCCTTGACATACCCAAGGGAGATGATGAGATAGTAGAGGCAGACGAGCTTGAGGCGGCTTTCAAAAAAGCGCCCTACCAGAAGGGAGACGCTCTATTAATTAGAAGCGGCTGGGGAGACCACGAGCGCTATTTCAAGATGGGGCACCTATGGAGTGATAACGGCCCCCACTTCAATGCCGCCAGCGCTGAAAAACTGATGGAAATCATGGAGAATAACGGGACTGATATGTACCTGTATGATCTCTGTGATATTGCCGGTCTGGATAAGAAGACGGGGAAACGGGGCGGTTTCGCTATCCGCCGCGGGCAGATGGGCATAGGAGGCATTATCAACTGTGGTCAAATCACCAAACCGAGGGTGAAGTTGATAGTCATGCCGCTTAAAATCAAGGGTGCTCACATGTGTCCGTGCTCGGTGATAGCTCTTGAAGATTAG
- a CDS encoding cyclase family protein, with the protein MKLIDLTMPLYEGMPAGYGHMAFKNNPLWPDAFKMAETRSFDTSGSEFHVFSIFCEPGTRFILPSFMKEYRYGPTIDTVDIERIVLRDAVVLDVPTGAETDIAAEKLEEAFNKAPVKKGDALLVRTGWGNDERYLKMGHEYREKGPHYSAAAADKLMELLAKNQSDMWLYDNCDMGGTDKKTGQFYGFTIRDGLIAIGGIVNAGAITKPRVKLIISPMKSAGCHMGPARVVAVEE; encoded by the coding sequence ATGAAGTTAATCGATCTGACAATGCCACTTTATGAAGGCATGCCGGCGGGGTATGGCCATATGGCTTTCAAAAATAACCCCCTGTGGCCGGACGCGTTTAAGATGGCGGAGACCCGCTCATTCGATACTTCTGGTTCGGAGTTTCATGTTTTTTCTATCTTCTGTGAACCGGGTACCAGATTTATCCTGCCCAGCTTTATGAAAGAATACCGGTACGGGCCGACCATTGACACTGTGGACATAGAAAGGATAGTGCTCCGGGATGCGGTTGTCCTTGATGTGCCCACGGGAGCGGAGACGGACATCGCCGCCGAGAAACTTGAAGAGGCTTTTAACAAAGCGCCGGTAAAGAAGGGAGACGCCCTGCTGGTCCGCACCGGCTGGGGGAATGATGAGCGGTATCTCAAGATGGGACATGAGTACCGGGAGAAGGGCCCCCACTATAGCGCGGCCGCGGCGGATAAGTTAATGGAGCTACTGGCGAAGAACCAGAGTGACATGTGGCTATATGATAACTGTGATATGGGCGGCACCGATAAGAAAACCGGTCAGTTCTACGGGTTCACCATCCGTGACGGGCTGATAGCCATCGGGGGAATCGTCAATGCCGGCGCCATCACCAAACCGCGGGTAAAGTTAATAATCTCGCCGATGAAGTCGGCTGGTTGCCACATGGGGCCGGCCAGGGTAGTAGCGGTTGAGGAGTAG